atgtgaaagaagcacggtggctaggaaaaactccctaggaaaaactccctagaaaggccaaaaacctaggaagaaacctagagaggaaccaggctatgagcggtggccagtcctcttctggccttgcagggtggatattataacagaacatggtcaagatgttaaaatgttcataaatgaccagcatggttaaataataataatcatagtagttgtcgagggtgcaacaagcacgtccggtgaacaggtcagggttccatagccgcaggcagaacagttgaaactggagcagcagcatggccaggtggactggggacagcaaggagtcatcatgccaggtagtcctgaggcatggtcctagggctcaggtcctccgagagaaagagagaattagagggagcatatttaaattcacacaggacaccggataagacaagagaaatactccagatgtaacagactgaccctagccccccgacacataaactactgcagcataaatactggaggctgagacaggagggatcagaagacactgtggccccatccaatgatataccacaaaccccagagattccttattgctattataaactggttaccaatataATTagtgcagtaaaaatacatgttttgtcatacccgtggtatacggcctcatataccacagctgtcagccaatcagcattcagggctcaaaccacagTTTGAGTTTATAATTGcacttataaactgggtggtttgagccctgaatgctgattggctgacagccataggtatatcagaccatataccacgggtatgacacaaCATTTAATGGTATGTGAAACCATTCTGTCTGTTAGAGCTTCATATCTACTATAAACAGGGGGAAGTTGACATGTGGAAGtgatatcatttttttttatctctctctccccttctctctctctagtagcagTCGGAGTAGTACCCCGGGCGGCACCAGGCCCCACGGCCCCGCTGGCCCGTCCGCACACCTACCCCACCACCCGCCATCCGGCTCAGTCGCTGCAGCAGCAGCCACCGCCTTCCCCCTGCCCCTCCCAGGCAATCAGATTGCTCCCCACGGCTTCCCCACCGCCCTGCAGTCCTCGCAACACCCCCATCACCCCAATATGTTTGCGCCTCCAGCAGTCTTGCCCCCACCTCCGCCACTGACGTCTAGCACCCTGCCGGTCCCCGGAGGACACCCCGCCGCTGGGACACCCTACTCAGGTAGGCACATGTACCAGGCTGCCCCCCACGTGGACAGGCAGGAGAACTGCACCACAACAACAGCTGGCGCAAGACAAAGTGCAAAGCTCTAAATTCTCATGGCTGTTGTGGCAGAAACCAGGTCATTTGTGGCATGATAGGTGCGTGTGGAGCACAAGACGTGTTAAACTgtgacagggagcgagagagacggacatAAGGTTACCTTGGTGctaatttctaggagacagagaCTGACGTCTCAGGATTGTGTTAGCTGCACTCTGTGCCGTCTGTGTTTGTCTATAGTGGTGCAGTAGGTGCTGACAGGCGCCCTGTCCTTCCCACTGTCTATATTCTGGTGGgtttgattaattgattgattgatttggttACTCAAACAACACACACTATCTTTCCAATCAGGCCATGTGATGAAAGTGCTTATGCCCTCTCCTGTCGTGCCAAACTGTGATCAAATGTGATCATGATTTAGTAATGGTATCGCTCTGAGCAATACTCACTTTCACAAGGAAATGTGTTCATCTCACCGAAAATCAAAACAGTCAATACAGAATAATATTTTCTGAAAAACACGTAAAATGCATTTGTCTATTTCTCCTCAACCTGTTGTGAGCTGGTCAGTTAATGAACAGCTCTGGTCTAAAATGGGGTTAGAGGTTTTCATATAATTGCAGTGTAGTTGCTGACTCGTCGTTCAGGAATGTCCTGTGTGAGTCCCATAGTGAAGACGATACAAGGACGTTGTCATCCAGATCATCCTGACTCTCTATCTTGGTTTTAATGTGACATGGGACTAACACCATAGACCCTCTGTAATGGTTGTACTGCTCCGCCATGGATATTGTTACTCTCACTTAAAACAGATCTGGAGCAGACACCTTCACCATCATGGGTATTCTTCCTCGTCTTATCCTTAGCTTTTATAGAACAGATCtggaacagacaaacagacacaggcCCTGACCACGAGTCTtcttctttcctcctcctcttcctcctcttctctccctctcctttctctctcctccagaacAAGACCTGCTGCGCCAGGAGCTCAACAACCGTTTCCTCGCCTCGCAGAGCGCCGACCGCGGGGCCTCCCTGGGCCCGCCCCCCTACCTGCGCACCGAGCTCCACCAGCACcagcaccaacaccaacaccaacacacgCACCAGCACACCCACCAGCACACCTTCACCCCCTTCTCCCACGCCATCATGCCAACCCCTGCACCCCCCATGGTGCGTACCCCAGCAAGAAATGTGAGGATAAGTAGAACACCACTCCAGGGAGGGCGAAGAGGGTTGGGGGTTTTAGGGAGGAGGGGCGGTGgactggggggtggggggtgtgtaATGATAACAATGTttgatgttttattttattaagtTTTTATAGCAAAAACCTCAAAGTGCTTGGTGTATATGCATTAACAATGGGGTGGAAAGGGTAGTGTTTTTGAACATGGCTGTTTTAATACAGTATTGGTACTATAAGGTAGTCCTAGTCTTGCTGgaggaaaacagtttttttgtggCGTGCCTTCTAACAGTAACCATGTGTTTCTCCATTCTTTACTACAATGATGCCTTTATTCTCCCAAAAACTCTTTCTAGTGTTTTCTCTGGAATATTTTGGGCACCCCAAACTTGAATCCAGCTTTTGCTAAATTGGCAATAACTGTTTAATTCTGGGCCAGCTTTGAGAACATAATACCATTTTAATCATTCTGCCTTAAATGACATCATGTACTGTCGTTAGTTGAGTTTTCATTATAGGAGAATGCTTTGGGTTTGGAGCCCCGCTGTTTGTCTGGGGCCACAGgcactgtgtgtctgtccctctgGTACAGGCCTGCTCACCAgccctctctctaacacacacacacacatacacagacacacccatggtcccagacaacagacacacacacacacttgtttttctatccttgtgaggacctaaaatgtatttccattcaaaatcctattttccctaaaccttaccctaaccgtaacccctaagcttaaaataTCCTTTGTCCTCGTGGGAACGTGGTAAATGTCCCGACAAGGATAGAAGAATaagaccatacacacacacacacacacacgcgcgcacacacacgcacacacacacaccacacacacgcgcacacacacacacacacacacacgcacacacgcacacgcgcacacacacacgcgcgcacacacacacacacacgcacacacacacacacgcacacacacacacacgcacacacgcacacacacacacacacacacacacacacacacacacacacacacacacacactgtagctcagttggtagagcatggcgcttgcaacgccagggttgtgggttcgattcccacggggggcccgtatgtaaaaatgtatgcactctactgtaagtcgctctggataagagcgcctgctaaatgactaaaatgtaaatgtaatgtaaacacacacacacacacacacacacacgcctactGTAACCGCAGAGTATTTGACATTGCTCTGAAGATATTCCTCAAAGACAGATTGGCTAGCACTCTGACAGCTAATGAGGACATTAAAGTGTTTTTAAGACCGCAGTGTTTATACTTGACTGGGGGAAATGTATTCCCTAGGTCCACATTAAACCACTAAATGAACCCAAATGAGACACAGGGATACATAGAGCTGCATAGTTTATGAGCTCTTCAGTCGCTCACGAAATGGGAGCgcgagaggcagggagaggctgTTAAAGGCTGAGGATAACGATGTGGTCAAATGGCTCCTCTGTGTTCTTGATTCACTAAACAGCCCAGTCTGACATGTAGATCATTAAGCTTCTCTTTAGCTGCTGGAATATTCTTTCCTTGTTCTTAGTTCTGTTTATTTCCTTCCTTCTACAGTTTGAAAAATTCCCAACAAAAGTTGACCCCTTCTACAGACACAGCGTgagtttctgtgtgtttgtggggtagTTTGTACACTGAGTACGTGCCTCTCCACCCATTCTATCCATGCTAGTTCATGTTGTacttctgtgtgtatttatacagtaGCTCCCATGCCTCCACCTCTGCTTCTGCTCTGAGAGAATACAGCATCCTGTCTGTCCAGGAAGGCTGTATTTTTGTCTTACCCatcacaacctgtctgtctgctaacACGACTGTTTGCTTGCTcattcattcactactgtaccATTCACACGATGGATCCTGGCTGAATCATTCACTACTGTACCATTCACACGATGGATCCTGGCTGAATCATTGCAACCCCTAGTGAATAGGACAAATTCTCAATTTAGTTCAATGgctgtaccgtgtgtgtgtgtgcgtgtgtgtgtgtgccgctaAATGCTTTTGTCTCCACCACACTTGACCTCTGCCTTCAATTACTGCTCTGCTATTCAGAGGCATTCAACTGTTGTGCTTGTTGTGAATCAGAGTAGCAATTACATGTTAGTCAGAGTTTGGTCTTAATTCATCTCACTGCTATCACCAGCGTTAGGCTGGGTAACCCTATTTAAAATGAGTTCATTAATGTGGAAGTATATTATGTAAGCCTCAACAGACTGACACCCGTTGGGATTGTATAGTAGGATTCTTTCTGGTGAGAGAGTTTTACTCTCAACACTAGCTAAGACTAGCTAATAACTGTAGATTTGTTTTAGTGGCTAATAAGTCATCCATAGGTTATTACTTTGTAATTTCCATGTTAGTGGCTAATAAGTCATCCATAGGGTATTACTTTGTAATTTCCATGTTAGTGGCTAATAAGTCATCCATAGGTTATTACTTTGTAATTTCCATGTTAGTGGCTAATAAGTCATCCATAGGTTATTACTTTGTAATTTCCATGTTAGTGGCTAATAAGTCATCCATAGGTTATTACTTTGTAATTTCCATGTTAGTGGCTAATAAGTCATCCATAGGTTATTACTTTGTAATTTCCATGTTAGTGGCTAATAAGTCATCCATAGGTTATTACTTTGTAATTTCCATGTTAGTGGCTAATAAGTCATCCATAGGTTATTACTTTGTAATTTCCATGTTAGTGGCTAATAAGTCATCCATAGGTTATTACTTTGTAATTTCCATGTTAGTGGCTAATAAGTCATCCATAGGTTATTACTTTGTAATTTCCATGTTAGTGGCTAATAAGTCATTCATAGGTTATTACTTTGTAATTTCCATGTTAGTGGCTAATAAGTCATCCATAGGTTATTACTTTGTAATTTCCATGTTAGTGGCTAATAAGTCATCCATAGGTTATTACTTTGTAATTTCCATGTTAGTGGCTAATAAGTCATTCATAGGTTATTACTCTGTAATTTCCATGTTAGTGCTTAGTAAATACCTAGTAAGTGTTTTAGTTTTGTGAAACACTTTGAGGCACTAAGGACAGTGACAGTTGTAGCTACCTGACTGACGGCGGTCTGGATGTTGACCCCTAGTTATGGTGGGTTTGTTGTGACATCATCACGTCTGTCACGTTGTTCCCTCCCCCCTGTACCATGTCATGTCATCATGGCCCCTCCCTCCTTCATCTCAGTGTTCATACAGCTGCTGTCCTTCTCCTCTGTCGGAACAACACCACACCCATCCTCactcctctcttctgttctcaGCTGTTCCACTCCTACCCCCCGGGCGTGTCCGGCATTCCTCCAGTGATCCCTCCGAACGGGCCATTCGGCTCGCTGCAGGGGGCCTTCCAGCCCAAGGTAGGGGCCACAggccaacaccacacacacaaggaGTGAACATGACAAACACATCTTCATTGTAGAGGGTTCTCTCTGACGGCCAACACACAGCTTAACATACGTTATCAGAATAGGGAGTGGACTTGGAAACCGTGCATGTACACACTAAAGACAGAGACGGTGCTCCCCATACCTCCTCTCACAATGagctctctctgtgttctgtagacttctaacccactggatgTGGCCTCAAGACCTGGAGCCGtcccacacacactcttacaGAAGGACCCCAGGGTAAGCACCCTGTCTGGACACACTCACGCAGTCAATAGTGAAGCCATGCCTAGTTGCTAATTAAGAACGCCTGAGAGACATGAAAGTAACTGAgccccccctctccacctctctccccccacatctctctatcccctctagcTGACGGATCCATTTCGGCCCATTCTCAGGGTAGGAATGCTTTAATTCTCTCTCCCCTAAAAGAAAACTAAAAAGAAACATCCCGTAATGTGTCCTTGAGAATCCTGCCTTTGAGGTTAACCATATCTTCTTGTTTTGCGTTTGTCCAGAAACCGGGGAAGTGGTGTGCCATGCATGTCCACATGGCCTGGCAGATCTACCACCACCAGCAGAAAGTCAAGGTGAGACCTCCCCTTTGCACTTCCTTCCACTCACAGACTGTAGAGAAACACTGTTTGTTGTGCTTCACTATAGTGTGGTTCTCTAAACCCCAATGTTCTATCATCTAAGCCCCAAGCCAGTTAAATTGGTAGTATAATCCAGCTCCCCtcctggagagagacaggagagagagagagagagagagagacaggagagagagagagacaggagagagagagagagagagagacaggagagagagagagagagagagacaggagagagagagagagagagacttataaGAGGACTGTCATCTTGTGGTACCTTCAGTGGTGTACTGGAGGGTAAATGCCATTTACACATATTTTTTATTTGCACGAGCGTTAACCCATCTTTTGCAGATATGCAATGAAAGTATAGGAAATGTTACTTTACTCGCATACGGCGATCAGCTTCATGCTGAGCTCTCAGATAACCAACAAAAGTGAACCCCTTCTGCTGCTGTGTAGGCGATGGGTTTTTCATGTGCTGTTTCTCCCTGTCTGGCGTCTTCCAGCAGCAGATGCAGGTCGACCCACACAAGCTGGACTTCGGGCTCAAGCCGGAGTTCCTGAGTCGACCCCCCGGCCCCAGCCTCTTCGGCGCAATGCACCACCCCCACGACTTAGCGCGTCCCGCCACACTCTTCTCAGCAGCAGGTGAGTGCGAGTTGGTTAGTGTCCTGGGTAGAGGTAGATTGTCACCATAGAAATTGGATTACCAGAAGGGACAAAGCTCTTCAGACCAGaacaatttgactggaacactcatgggtcattgtatttctatgattgaCACACTATCTCCAGgacctcctctccccacagagCTAGATCAATCCCACTGGCCCCGTGGAGGGGTCTATTTTTAACATGGCGTGTCAAGGCAAAGCACCGGTCTCCACATAGGTTATAGATTACAGGTTGAGATCAATGCTCTTGCCTCTAAAAAGGGACGCATCCTGCTTATCTTTCCTACATTGTATCTCAGTTCAAAATCATTAGGGAAGCTATGATGCTAAGCTAAGGGAGATgaatatctagtttttctatcATGAAGATGTCTTACATCAACTCTTTCTCTTTCCCATGTCAGGTTCTACACACCCGTCAGCCGGCCCGTTCGGCCACCCGTCCCACCACCCTGGCAACTTCCTCACCCCTGCACCTCACTTAGGTAAGAGGCAGCCCACACAGTACAGTCAAGTCAAACTTGATTTAAAGAGATACcaacaataaacaaaaacatCAATTGATTTTGAGGGTGTATGGAGCACTGACAAGTACAGTGTCTGTGTCAGAAGCTGGTTGACACTGTAAAGGAGCAATATAGAGGGTGCTGACTgtgtttgctctctctctctctctctctctctctctctctctctccctctccctctctctctccctccctctctctctctctctccctccctccctctctctctctccctccctccctccctcagagcCATTCAGTAGGCCTCCCTCATTTGGAGGACTCGCCTCTCTCAGCACAGCAGCCTTTGGTGGGCTTGGAAACCCAGCACTAAGTGAGTTTCATCTCCATGACAACAATGTATATGTGTATTTGACAACAAATCTTTTGGATTTCCTGTCAGATTATGAAAATGAAAAACGAACGTTGCATGGGGTATTCATGGGATTCTAACGTTAGTGTTGACCGACCATCACACCAGGGAGATATGCCTTTTAACTTGTGTTTTGGTCTTTTCTTCTTTCCGTGTGTTGAATCCCTAACAGCGCCTAACTCTGTGTTTGGCCATAAAGACAGCCCCAACGCACAGCAGCACTTCAGCAACAACCACGAGCCGTGGAACCGGCTGCACCGCACGCCGCCCTCCTtccccacccctccaccctggCTGAAACCTGGCGACTCAGAGAGGAGCGCTTCAGTCAGCTCCCACGAGAGAGACCGAGACTCAGACAAGCGAGACACTTCCTCCGTCAACAAAGATGACAAGGAGAGGTGGGTGTTATGAAGTGACAACTCTGAATGTACCCTAAAGTTATACCACTGACAAACAATGAACTAGTGATACAAATTGAAATATGACTTTAAAGCCCATTGTTGTGTGTGTCCATCCAGGGAAGCCATGGAGAAGCGTCACCAGACCCATCCGTCCCCAGTCCCCATCAACCCCATCAGCCTGTTGGGTCACAGCCGTCCCCCGGAGCCCCCAAGGAACCACCTGCCCCCCAGCGAACCCCCCAGGGATAAGGACAAGCCCAAAGaccgagacagggacagggagcaCCCCGACTCCTGGAAGGACAACGGCACAGACGAGCACAAGCTCAAGGAAAATCACCACAGCGACAAGGACACAACGCCAATCATCCACGACGGGCGGGTGTCTGAGGACAAGGGCAATGGCAGAGGGACGACCTCACCCTACATCCGCCAGACCAGCCTGGACCGGCCCAACGGGGGcttggggaggggggagagggaggcccTGATGGAAAAGAAGGGAGAGCTGCCCTCTCTCTACGAGCACCACAAGAAGAACAACAACGAGGTGAaggtaaaggaggagaggaaagaggagcagGACAGCCCTACGGACAGGGACAGGCCCCCTTCTCACCCACACCCTCACCCACACCCACCCCAGGTGCCCCCCACGCCCAGCTTCCACACCCACCCCGCCTCCTCCATGGCGATGCCCATGGGCATGGCGGGCGTCCACCCCATGAACAGCATCAGCGGCTTGGAGAGGACTCGAATGGTGGCCCCCTTCATGGGCATTAGCCCCATCCCAGGGGCAGAGAGGTTCCCCTACCCAGCCTTCCACTGGGACCCCATGAGGGACCCCTACAGGGGCCTGGACATCCACAGACGGGACCCTCTGACCAGGGAACTGCTGCTGAGGAACGACCCCCTGCACCGGCTGGCCGGACAGCGCCTCTACGAGGCAGAACGCTCCTACAGGGACCGAGAGTCTCATGACTTTAACCGtgaccaccaccaccctctagcCCTGGAGCAGCGCCGGGAGCAGGAGGCCCGGGCCCACCTGGAGGAGCGCGAGCGCCTGCATATGCTCAGAGAGGACTACGAGCACGGCCGCCTGCACGTCGCCATGCACCACCCGGCCCTGGAAGGCCACCTGCCACACCCCCACCCCGGCCTCATGGCCCCCGGATTACCCAGCATGCACTACTCCAGGGTCAGCCCCTCGGCCGCCGCTGCAGCGTATGCCGCCCACGCTGCTGCAGCTGCAGCCCACCAGAATGGTATCCTAAACAAAACGCCGCCCACGGCCTCCCTGAGCGCCCCGCCCCCCCTCATCCCCACGCTGGGTGCCAGGCCGGGCTCCCCCAGACGGACTATGCCCCTCACCACAGACATCAGAGACAGACCGTCAGCCCACAACCACAAAGACATAGAGGCACGGTGAACGGAGCGGGGTGCAAACCTAGCCTCACCCTGGACTACAGGCAGATTCTGCCCCATACCCTGTGTCTGACAGAATTACTAACACTGAACTCACACCAAGCACTTAGCTTTGGGAAAACTAGACTGTACCATAGCTGTGAATAATATGTGGTTGAAAAACACACCCACAGATgatgtttttctttaaaaaaaaaatggaaaaaaaggGGGATgaaattatgtaaaaaaaaagagaTTTTACTAAACTCTTTTTTCCAGTTTGCTCCTGCTTTTTGTGTGTATTCTTCTCTTGTATAGAAAGCGGCCTGGAATACCCTGAAGGTGTGTAGGTTAATAGAAACGGATCCCTCACAGACGTTTTGGAATGTACAGGTACTTCAATGCATTGACAGACAGCAAAGTGTGTAGATATGTGTACAGTTAACATGCTCACTTCTTAAGGAACAAATCAAGGTACAAATATGCAAAAGGGTGTTTTGAAAGCTTTACTTTGAACAAATGTAAATAGAGGACTATTATTAAGAAGGAGGAAGGGTAGAATGTTCTTTTTGCAGCATTGTACCAGAGACCACCATACCCCCCATTCAACTATGCAACAAATGTCTGGGCTTACACTCTGAAAGCCAGCCTGGTCACCACCCAACTAACTCTGACAACACTGTATTCTCTCCACAACCAAGGTCTCACAAAACCAGAATAATGTATATATCACTGAAATGAAATAGTGCTCGTAGAAAAACACTATACCGTACAACGGTTGTGCAAACGTAAAACAATTTTCTTAGAAATTATACAAAGTTGTGGTGACAATCCTTAAAATGTCTATTATAGAGCTATTTTTATTTTCAGAGGAAGTCCAATGCCTGAAGTCGCCGAACAGACAGTTTAAAGTGAGAGAGATCCCTTACTTATCAGTTACCCCAACAACTCAACTCCCACTACTCCCACTACTAGTCTTGTTTTGGAGAGAATACAGCACATTTACAAAAATACAGCACATTATCCCTTCTAAAGGAGTGTAAAGTATGTGTTTGGAAATAAGTTATGTTTATCTAACAGTGTATTAAAGTGCTATCCTAAGTTGTTGTatctacaaaaaataaaaaagacaaaAAAGACGGTCTAAACTATGGACAGTTTGTTTCTAATGAGCAGAGATCTATTTTAGTAGTCCACTGAAGGTTTAGTTGTGCGCTTCAAAACTCTGTGAGAGCCAGATGTTGTGCAGTGTGTTTTTTTAACCCCACATTAAAAACGTCCACTGGAGCCGTAGTGGTTAGTCAATGCGTATTGCAGAgagattgttaacaagaaaaaCGTTTTTTGCTGTTAATCATGTACGTAAAAAAAGTATTTCTAGaatcaaaaaaataataatttaagaCCAAAAAAAAGAAGCGACTGAATCTTCAGCATGCTCCTCATTTAAACTTGTGTTATGTAAATTGTGCCATGTTATTAAAAAATGTGAACTAAAAATGTCTACTGGCTTTTTTATGATCATGAGAGGTAAATAATTGCGGTCGGCACTAGAAATGTAAACATAATGTCTGACCCGacatcagtggtgtaaaataaatatactgaacaaaaatatgaacgcaacatgtaaagtgttggtcccatgtttcatgagctgaaataaaagatcccagaaatgt
The DNA window shown above is from Salmo salar chromosome ssa13, Ssal_v3.1, whole genome shotgun sequence and carries:
- the LOC106567958 gene encoding LOW QUALITY PROTEIN: autism susceptibility gene 2 protein-like (The sequence of the model RefSeq protein was modified relative to this genomic sequence to represent the inferred CDS: deleted 2 bases in 1 codon) — translated: MDGPRSSGLRKKRKSKSERDRGRRSNGTRNNNHVRGGSVGIRFSSDSERDERVRNPFSSRPKPPRRKRKESTSAEEDIIDGFSISGFMTLEALDKDLCLKSQERMENQENHEENQAGPPLCKKKPPKVPNGFSLDTHKAHNNHLNNHNNHSNHHQHSDQENNIPRLALHTYGKKKNKNSLQKKHRPMKPGQNNCKDSDSESLSGRSKPSVGSSSRDRLSDCDSESDQEHKGSDASSEKFFSTAAVKVPDFSINGVSTNDSQERGGLGLSKVSGLERSQEKSLESCREALVPPPAPSAPKQPLPPQPRAAARPLPLSLPTSQAQPSPPSSRLAQVPVHQPPRSEASLRPQIPEVLPLAQGQEPSQPPNPGQHQPEPLPHPRPPPTASLHPHPPSPALPAHHPSQSQAGLHRPPSRCGPHPRPLSAYSNSLSFNGLSSSRSSTPGGTRPHGPAGPSAHLPHHPPSGSVAAAAATAFPLPLPGNQIAPHGFPTALQSSQHPHHPNMFAPPAVLPPPPPLTSSTLPVPGGHPAAGTPYSEQDLLRQELNNRFLASQSADRGASLGPPPYLRTELHQHQHQHQHQHTHQHTHQHTFTPFSHAIMPTPAPPMVRTPARNFEKFPTKVDPFYRHSLFHSYPPGVSGIPPVIPPNGPFGSLQGAFQPKTSNPLDVASRPGAVPHTLLQKDPRLTDPFRPILRKPGKWCAMHVHMAWQIYHHQQKVKQQMQVDPHKLDFGLKPEFLSRPPGPSLFGAMHHPHDLARPATLFSAAGSTHPSAGPFGHPSHHPGNFLTPAPHLEPFSRPPSFGGLASLSTAAFGGLGNPALTPNSVFGHKDSPNAQQHFSNNHEPWNRLHRTPPSFPTPPPWLKPGDSERSASVSSHERDRDSDKRDTSSVNKDDKEREAMEKRHQTHPSPVPINPISLLGHSRPPEPPRNHLPPSEPPRDKDKPKDRDRDREHPDSWKDNGTDEHKLKENHHSDKDTTPIIHDGRVSEDKGNGRGTTSPYIRQTSLDRPNGGLGRGEREALMEKKGELPSLYEHHKKNNNEVKVKEERKEEQDSPTDRDRPPSHPHPHPHPPQVPPTPSFHTHPASSMAMPMGMAGVHPMNSISGLERTRMVAPFMGISPIPGAERFPYPAFHWDPMRDPYRGLDIHRRDPLTRELLLRNDPLHRLAGQRLYEAERSYRDRESHDFNRDHHHPLALEQRREQEARAHLEERERLHMLREDYEHGRLHVAMHHPALEGHLPHPHPGLMAPGLPSMHYSRVSPSAAAAAYAAHAAAAAAHQNGILNKTPPTASLSAPPPLIPTLGARPGSPRRTMPLTTDIRDRPSAHNHKDIEAR